A single genomic interval of Dehalogenimonas sp. THU2 harbors:
- a CDS encoding TatD family hydrolase, with the protein MNLIDSHAHLDLPDFAPDFDAVLKRATDAGVETIITIGIDLQSSKKAIELATAHDNIYATVGIHPCDSATATDEALAGIEKLAAMPKVVAVGETGMDFYHKPFSETDQLKTLRFHLDLAVRINLPVVIHNRQADQAIVPVLIDWAAANPSHPKGVIHCFGDSLELAKRYLDAGFHISIGGYITYPSSKVIYNALRYIPIDKLLLETDCPFLPPQSRRGKRNEPSYIVQTAEALAGIRGIPFEELARATMENTKRLFRLPF; encoded by the coding sequence TTGAACCTCATCGACTCCCACGCACACCTCGACCTGCCGGACTTCGCCCCGGACTTCGACGCTGTTTTGAAGCGTGCGACCGATGCTGGGGTCGAAACGATCATCACCATCGGCATCGATCTTCAATCCAGTAAAAAAGCCATCGAACTGGCCACCGCCCATGACAACATCTACGCCACCGTCGGCATTCACCCTTGCGATTCGGCGACGGCGACAGATGAAGCGCTCGCCGGAATCGAAAAACTGGCTGCCATGCCAAAGGTCGTCGCTGTCGGCGAGACCGGCATGGATTTCTATCACAAACCGTTTTCGGAGACTGACCAACTCAAGACCCTGCGTTTCCATCTGGACCTGGCCGTCAGGATCAACCTGCCGGTGGTCATCCACAACCGCCAGGCTGACCAAGCCATCGTGCCGGTGCTTATCGACTGGGCGGCAGCCAATCCCTCTCATCCCAAAGGCGTCATTCACTGCTTCGGTGATAGTCTCGAACTGGCAAAGCGTTATCTCGATGCCGGATTCCACATCTCGATCGGCGGTTATATCACCTACCCGTCATCGAAGGTGATCTATAACGCCCTGCGCTACATCCCCATCGACAAACTGTTGCTGGAGACCGACTGCCCCTTCCTCCCCCCGCAAAGCCGCCGCGGCAAACGCAACGAGCCATCATACATCGTTCAGACGGCGGAAGCGCTGGCTGGGATCAGGGGTATACCGTTTGAGGAATTGGCGAGGGCGACCATGGAAAATACGAAGAGGCTGTTCAGGCTTCCGTTCTAA
- a CDS encoding NADH-quinone oxidoreductase subunit N codes for MDFTYLIPELIVLGTAIAVILTDLFVSQKKVLVGSALAGLSAAVIAAVIQWPDASQSLFGGMVSHDAFAAFFKIFFPVMAGLVIMASIDWTDNFRRFRGEYHALVLIASLGMMLMAAATNLITLYLALEITAVAFYVLVGIQKDKKSTESALKYVLLSGVASAVLLYGMALVFGFTGTTGLAEIAASLQSMSPASILDSPGLLMGLVLIIAGVGFKIAAVPFQFWVPDVYEGAPTPITMYLSIASKAAGFALILRILGTAFIEPGVLAQQWAPVIAAIAAIGMTMGNLMAIPQKNIKRLLGFSTVAHAGYILVGLAALGNAPSLSTLAVGGIIFYLIAFAVSDLAAFISVIAISRKFNSDNFANYAGLARTSPFMAGALTLSLLSLIGFPPTAGFLAKFYIFNAGVQADLLWLVVLAAVNTVISAYYYFGVIKVLWLREPEQQGPVPSSGSLKTALAISSFGILLFGILPAVALKLAETAASALVP; via the coding sequence GTGGACTTCACCTACCTCATACCGGAACTGATCGTCCTCGGCACCGCCATCGCCGTGATCCTGACCGACCTCTTCGTCTCTCAGAAGAAGGTCCTCGTCGGCTCGGCCCTGGCCGGCCTCTCTGCCGCCGTTATCGCCGCCGTCATCCAATGGCCGGACGCTTCCCAAAGCCTTTTCGGCGGCATGGTCTCCCATGACGCCTTCGCCGCTTTCTTCAAGATATTCTTCCCGGTGATGGCTGGCCTGGTTATCATGGCGTCCATCGACTGGACGGATAATTTCCGCCGCTTCCGGGGTGAGTACCACGCCCTCGTCCTTATTGCCTCCCTCGGAATGATGCTCATGGCCGCCGCCACTAACCTCATAACTCTCTACCTGGCGCTGGAGATCACCGCCGTGGCTTTCTACGTTTTGGTGGGTATCCAGAAAGATAAGAAGTCCACCGAATCCGCGTTGAAATATGTTCTCCTGTCCGGCGTCGCCTCAGCGGTGCTGCTTTACGGTATGGCGCTCGTTTTCGGTTTCACCGGCACCACCGGCCTGGCGGAGATCGCCGCCTCGCTGCAATCGATGTCACCGGCCTCCATTCTCGACTCCCCCGGCCTCCTGATGGGCCTGGTGCTCATCATCGCCGGCGTGGGTTTCAAGATAGCCGCTGTCCCCTTCCAGTTCTGGGTACCGGACGTTTACGAAGGCGCCCCGACGCCCATCACCATGTACCTGTCGATCGCCTCCAAGGCGGCCGGATTTGCCCTCATCCTGCGTATCCTGGGTACGGCGTTCATCGAACCCGGCGTCCTGGCGCAACAGTGGGCGCCGGTCATCGCCGCTATCGCCGCTATCGGTATGACCATGGGTAATCTCATGGCCATTCCCCAGAAGAACATCAAACGCCTGCTGGGTTTCTCCACCGTAGCTCACGCCGGTTACATCCTGGTCGGACTGGCGGCTTTAGGTAACGCGCCGTCGCTTTCGACGCTGGCCGTCGGCGGCATCATCTTCTATCTGATCGCCTTTGCCGTGAGCGATCTGGCCGCCTTCATCAGCGTTATCGCCATCTCTCGGAAGTTCAACAGCGACAATTTCGCAAACTATGCCGGTCTGGCGCGAACATCACCTTTCATGGCTGGAGCACTTACGCTGTCGCTTTTGTCCCTGATCGGTTTCCCGCCGACTGCCGGTTTCCTCGCCAAGTTCTACATCTTCAATGCAGGTGTCCAGGCGGATCTTCTGTGGCTGGTGGTCCTGGCCGCGGTCAATACTGTCATATCCGCCTACTACTACTTTGGCGTCATCAAGGTTTTGTGGCTCCGTGAACCGGAACAACAAGGCCCGGTACCTTCTTCGGGTTCTTTGAAAACGGCGCTGGCTATCTCATCCTTCGGCATCCTGCTCTTCGGCATCCTGCCCGCCGTAGCCCTGAAACTGGCCGAAACCGCCGCCTCGGCGCTCGTTCCGTAA
- a CDS encoding NADH-quinone oxidoreductase subunit M produces the protein MPYLTLTIFIPIIGALLIALWPKLSPKAITYLSLIATVLPLIFSIIVFAGFDRSAEMSGVIQFGEKVSWIPLINANYSLGVDGLSLPFLLLTTLLGVLVILISWKIDLRVREYFAWILLLQASITGVFISLDFLLFFIFWELELIPMYFLIAIWGAGRKEYSALKYVLYTLLGGAFILAGILVLYFATGSLDMVTMLNTDLTEVMKAGALALTFVFFFLGFAIKLPVFPFHTWLPDAHTDAPTAVSVILAGTLLKMGGYAMLRINAAMFPDEALKFAPIILVLAVINIVYGGAVTLKQTDIKRLIAYSSVSHMGFVLLGIFALGQLSMIGASLQMVSHGIITGLLFAITGVVMHNTHERAIPRLGGLANQMPRATIIFVLGGLGAMAVPATSGFIAEVWTFLGSFSSGVVPGIQVFTIIGLLGILLAAAYILWTIQRVFFGQPLPRFAGVHDTDRVENIFAIVFVIAMFVIGLYPRILTDVFEGGIKPIAALFGGS, from the coding sequence ATGCCCTATTTAACGCTAACCATTTTCATCCCCATCATCGGGGCTCTTTTGATCGCGCTCTGGCCAAAGCTGTCGCCGAAGGCGATCACATATCTCTCTCTCATAGCCACGGTGCTGCCGCTTATCTTTTCCATTATCGTCTTTGCCGGCTTCGACCGCTCGGCGGAGATGAGCGGTGTCATTCAGTTCGGGGAGAAGGTCTCCTGGATTCCGTTGATCAACGCCAATTACTCCCTGGGCGTGGACGGCCTGTCGCTGCCGTTCCTGCTGTTGACCACACTCCTCGGCGTCCTGGTAATCCTGATCTCCTGGAAGATCGATCTCCGGGTCCGTGAATACTTCGCCTGGATACTTTTGCTCCAGGCATCGATCACCGGCGTGTTCATCTCGCTGGACTTCCTGCTCTTCTTCATTTTTTGGGAACTGGAACTCATCCCCATGTATTTCCTCATCGCCATCTGGGGGGCCGGGCGCAAGGAATACTCCGCCCTTAAATACGTTCTTTACACCCTGCTGGGAGGCGCCTTCATCCTGGCCGGTATCCTGGTGCTGTACTTCGCCACCGGTTCGCTCGATATGGTCACCATGCTCAACACAGACCTGACCGAGGTTATGAAGGCTGGTGCGCTGGCGCTGACCTTCGTCTTTTTCTTCCTTGGTTTCGCCATCAAACTGCCGGTCTTCCCCTTCCACACCTGGCTGCCGGACGCCCATACCGACGCCCCCACCGCCGTCTCGGTTATCCTGGCCGGCACGCTCCTTAAAATGGGCGGCTACGCCATGCTGCGCATCAACGCCGCCATGTTCCCGGATGAGGCGCTCAAGTTCGCCCCGATTATCCTGGTACTGGCGGTCATCAACATCGTCTATGGAGGCGCCGTAACCCTCAAGCAGACGGATATCAAGCGCCTTATCGCGTACTCGTCGGTTAGTCACATGGGCTTCGTGCTCCTGGGCATTTTCGCCCTGGGACAGCTGTCGATGATCGGCGCCTCGCTCCAGATGGTATCTCACGGCATCATCACCGGCCTGCTCTTCGCCATCACCGGCGTGGTGATGCACAATACGCATGAGCGCGCCATTCCCCGCCTGGGCGGCCTGGCCAACCAGATGCCCCGCGCCACTATCATCTTCGTCCTGGGCGGCCTGGGCGCCATGGCCGTCCCCGCCACCAGCGGCTTCATCGCGGAGGTCTGGACCTTCCTGGGCTCATTCAGCAGCGGTGTCGTTCCCGGTATCCAGGTCTTCACCATAATCGGTTTGCTTGGTATCCTCCTGGCCGCGGCTTACATCCTCTGGACCATCCAGAGGGTATTCTTCGGCCAGCCACTGCCCAGGTTCGCCGGCGTCCATGACACCGACCGCGTGGAGAACATCTTCGCCATCGTTTTCGTCATTGCCATGTTCGTTATCGGCCTCTACCCCCGTATCCTGACCGACGTCTTCGAAGGCGGCATCAAACCCATCGCCGCCCTTTTCGGAGGCTCCTGA
- the nuoL gene encoding NADH-quinone oxidoreductase subunit L yields MITAPFVWAILLLPLAAFALIALVIKPLLKLRPEISGYVGVAAMSGALLLSLWALTGVIGAEHHEIVIAPIDWVNVAGLNIHFGFILDGLTAVMLVVITFVALMVNIYSQGYMHGDPGYERYYAFLSLFGVAMIGLVLSDNLFLTFAFWELVGLCSYLLIGFWFQRPAAAAAAKKAFIVTRIGDFGFLAAIVLLFANTGTLDICELNELAVAGVLAGGVLTLAALGVFLGAVGKSAQFPLHVWLPDAMEGPTPVSALIHAATMVAAGVFLVARTYPLFEHSTTALTTVAVIGGITAIFAATMGLVMHDMKRVLAYSTVSQLGYMMLGLGTGGVAIAMFHLMNHAFFKSLLFLGSGSVNHATGTFDMRHMGGLKKFMPKTYYTMLIASVSMAGIWPLSGFFSKDEIIAGSSGQPILFTLALITVFLTAFYMFRLMFLSFHGEYRGHNHPHESPRVMTAPLLILAVPAAFSGFLNLTGGFGGLFGHGEPMSVIEGLFGAFTHPVTWLSLGLAAAGIFLAYAMYIKRWVSAEIIARRFGALYELVRRKYFFDELYEKIIGELVLLRGLFAGFQFFDSRLLDNGLNTVIVQNVITRKLFGHFRYFDEKAVDGTVNAVADGTVSAGSILRRAQSGQLQTYGMFIAFGILTIVVVVFLAG; encoded by the coding sequence TTGATAACGGCGCCGTTCGTCTGGGCGATCCTGCTGCTGCCTCTGGCGGCCTTCGCCCTCATCGCCCTGGTGATCAAGCCTCTGCTGAAGCTGCGGCCTGAGATAAGCGGTTATGTAGGCGTCGCCGCTATGTCCGGTGCGCTGCTGCTTTCTCTCTGGGCGCTTACCGGCGTTATAGGCGCTGAACACCACGAGATCGTCATCGCGCCGATCGATTGGGTTAATGTTGCCGGCCTCAATATCCACTTCGGCTTCATCCTGGACGGCCTGACCGCCGTCATGCTGGTGGTCATCACCTTCGTCGCCCTCATGGTCAACATCTATTCCCAGGGCTACATGCACGGCGACCCGGGCTACGAGCGTTACTACGCCTTTCTGTCTCTCTTCGGCGTCGCGATGATCGGCCTGGTGCTGTCCGACAACCTGTTCCTCACCTTCGCTTTCTGGGAACTGGTCGGCCTGTGTTCTTATCTGTTGATCGGCTTCTGGTTCCAGCGTCCCGCCGCCGCCGCTGCTGCCAAGAAGGCCTTTATCGTCACCCGCATCGGGGATTTCGGCTTCCTGGCAGCCATCGTGCTGCTGTTTGCCAATACGGGCACACTGGACATCTGCGAGCTTAACGAACTGGCTGTTGCCGGCGTCCTGGCCGGCGGCGTGCTGACATTAGCTGCGTTGGGTGTTTTCCTGGGCGCGGTGGGCAAGAGCGCCCAATTCCCGCTGCACGTCTGGTTGCCGGACGCCATGGAAGGCCCCACCCCCGTTTCCGCCCTGATCCACGCCGCCACCATGGTCGCCGCCGGTGTTTTCCTCGTCGCCCGGACTTATCCCCTGTTCGAGCATTCCACAACGGCGTTGACCACCGTCGCTGTCATCGGCGGCATTACCGCCATCTTTGCCGCCACCATGGGACTGGTCATGCATGACATGAAGCGGGTTCTGGCTTATTCTACCGTGTCGCAACTGGGCTACATGATGCTCGGCCTTGGTACCGGCGGCGTAGCCATCGCCATGTTCCACCTGATGAACCACGCTTTTTTCAAGAGTCTGCTCTTCTTGGGTTCCGGTTCGGTCAATCACGCTACCGGCACCTTCGACATGCGCCATATGGGCGGCTTGAAGAAGTTCATGCCTAAAACCTATTACACCATGCTGATCGCCTCGGTTTCCATGGCCGGGATCTGGCCGCTGTCCGGCTTCTTCTCCAAGGATGAGATCATCGCCGGATCATCCGGCCAGCCGATACTTTTCACTCTGGCTCTGATCACCGTATTCCTGACTGCGTTCTACATGTTCCGGTTGATGTTCCTGAGTTTCCACGGCGAGTATCGGGGTCACAATCACCCCCATGAATCTCCCCGTGTGATGACCGCGCCGCTGTTGATCCTGGCTGTGCCCGCTGCCTTCTCCGGTTTCCTGAACCTCACCGGCGGTTTCGGCGGTTTGTTCGGCCATGGTGAACCGATGAGCGTGATCGAGGGTCTTTTCGGCGCCTTCACCCATCCGGTAACCTGGCTATCTCTCGGTCTGGCCGCCGCGGGCATCTTCCTGGCTTACGCCATGTACATCAAGCGCTGGGTCTCCGCCGAAATTATCGCCCGCCGCTTCGGCGCCCTTTACGAACTGGTCCGGCGCAAGTACTTCTTCGATGAGTTATACGAGAAGATCATCGGCGAACTGGTGCTGCTCCGCGGTTTATTCGCCGGTTTCCAGTTCTTCGACAGCCGGCTGCTGGACAACGGGTTGAACACTGTCATCGTGCAGAACGTGATCACCCGCAAGCTTTTCGGTCATTTCAGGTATTTCGATGAAAAGGCGGTGGACGGCACCGTCAACGCCGTGGCCGACGGCACAGTATCAGCGGGATCCATATTGCGGCGCGCCCAATCCGGTCAACTCCAGACTTATGGTATGTTTATCGCTTTCGGTATTTTGACCATCGTTGTCGTCGTGTTTCTCGCCGGCTAG
- the nuoK gene encoding NADH-quinone oxidoreductase subunit NuoK: MEVGLNHYLILSAVLFGIGLWGALSKRSAVIILMCIELMLNAAAIAMVAFSRFVVPELLTGQIFTIFIIVVAAAEATVALAIIMSIYRSRDTIDATKIDLMKW, from the coding sequence ATGGAAGTCGGCCTGAACCATTATTTAATCCTCTCGGCGGTGCTTTTCGGCATCGGGCTCTGGGGCGCCCTGTCCAAGCGCAGCGCCGTGATCATATTGATGTGCATTGAGTTGATGCTTAACGCCGCGGCCATCGCCATGGTCGCCTTCTCCCGTTTTGTGGTTCCGGAGTTGCTGACCGGCCAGATCTTCACCATCTTCATCATCGTGGTCGCCGCGGCGGAGGCCACTGTTGCCCTGGCGATTATTATGTCAATCTACCGCAGCCGCGATACTATCGATGCCACCAAGATAGATTTAATGAAATGGTAA
- a CDS encoding NADH-quinone oxidoreductase subunit J, producing the protein MEIGFFIFAAGIIISALAVVLLKNVFRASLMLVLCFFLVAGLFVTLSADFLAAIQVLIYVGAISVLIILAIMLTREIQLGSLTNRLRLPALFASGGISLALIVTTLATDWNISEAPPVDNTTPELAALLFSTDGFMLPLEMAGVLLLTAIIGAIILVRDK; encoded by the coding sequence ATGGAGATCGGCTTTTTCATCTTCGCGGCCGGCATCATCATTTCCGCATTGGCGGTGGTGCTTTTGAAGAACGTCTTCCGCGCCTCTCTGATGCTGGTGCTGTGTTTCTTCCTGGTAGCCGGATTGTTCGTTACTCTCTCCGCGGATTTCCTGGCGGCCATCCAGGTTTTGATCTACGTCGGCGCCATTTCGGTGCTGATCATCCTGGCTATCATGTTGACCCGGGAGATCCAGTTGGGCAGCCTCACCAACCGGCTGCGGCTGCCGGCGCTCTTTGCCAGCGGCGGAATATCCCTGGCGCTTATTGTCACCACCCTGGCGACTGATTGGAACATCTCCGAGGCGCCGCCGGTCGATAACACCACTCCGGAGCTGGCGGCTCTGCTGTTCTCTACCGACGGTTTCATGCTGCCGTTGGAGATGGCCGGGGTGCTGCTGCTCACCGCCATCATCGGCGCTATCATCTTAGTGAGGGATAAATAA
- a CDS encoding NADH-quinone oxidoreductase subunit I, with amino-acid sequence MPSVKNFGEGLVRGLQTTVKHLGRKWITVQYPEQRLTMSRRLRGTDIIWDKESCISCRACERACPVGAIKMEVSRGEDKKLKTDDFVVDLGLCIYCGLCIESCPTGISIYLGYNYTGTTYRCTSFEGAKTGTTPSDGRCLELTKSNDELLVDDAKRPRSGYYRPDTAAKLPMQTLLINQTTYAEDRRKKKAK; translated from the coding sequence ATGCCTTCAGTTAAGAATTTCGGCGAGGGGTTGGTCCGCGGCCTCCAGACCACGGTCAAGCATCTGGGCCGCAAGTGGATCACGGTGCAGTATCCGGAGCAGCGGCTGACCATGTCGCGGCGGTTGCGCGGCACCGATATCATCTGGGACAAGGAAAGCTGTATCTCCTGCCGCGCCTGCGAACGTGCCTGTCCGGTCGGCGCCATCAAGATGGAAGTGTCCCGGGGTGAAGATAAGAAGCTTAAAACCGACGATTTCGTGGTGGACCTGGGGTTGTGCATCTATTGCGGCCTGTGCATCGAATCCTGCCCTACTGGCATATCCATCTACCTGGGTTACAATTACACCGGCACCACCTACCGCTGCACCAGTTTCGAAGGGGCCAAGACCGGGACCACCCCGTCCGACGGCCGCTGTCTTGAACTGACTAAAAGCAACGATGAACTCCTGGTCGATGACGCCAAACGGCCGCGCTCCGGCTATTACCGCCCCGACACCGCCGCCAAGCTGCCGATGCAGACACTCCTCATCAACCAGACCACCTATGCCGAAGACCGGCGGAAGAAGAAGGCTAAGTAA
- the nuoH gene encoding NADH-quinone oxidoreductase subunit NuoH yields the protein MMDWLHFLIFTVILFGFVISGVLFFIWYERRGLGRFQIRPGPNRAGPFGLLQPIADAVKVLLKEDLVPALADKPVHFLAPLVAFVPAMAVFAVIPFGDDALLADLNIGILYIMAVSSVVVIGIFMAGWASSNKYSLLGAMRTIAQEVSYEIPLVLSILGAVMLAGSLSLNEIVKAQNVPFIFLQPLGFLIYITAAMAEINRTPFDLLEADSEIIAGFQTEYSGMKFGLFYLTEYAETLSVSAIASTLFLGGWAGPFLPGFMWLIIKILAVFTLIMWVRATFPRLRIDQVMAFGWKFLLPLALLNLLLTAILVLTGLSDQLWLAIPLNFGLAAALIFLMSRQFRTGGGHAFS from the coding sequence CTGATGGATTGGCTACACTTCCTCATTTTCACTGTCATCCTGTTCGGTTTCGTCATCTCCGGCGTGCTCTTTTTTATCTGGTATGAACGGCGCGGCCTGGGACGTTTCCAGATCAGGCCGGGTCCCAACCGCGCCGGACCTTTTGGCTTGCTGCAACCCATCGCCGACGCCGTCAAAGTGCTGCTTAAGGAAGATCTGGTCCCGGCGCTGGCCGACAAACCGGTGCATTTTCTGGCGCCCCTGGTGGCCTTCGTCCCCGCCATGGCGGTGTTCGCCGTCATTCCCTTCGGCGACGATGCGCTCCTGGCCGACCTCAATATCGGTATCCTCTATATCATGGCGGTGAGTTCGGTGGTGGTTATCGGCATTTTCATGGCCGGCTGGGCTTCATCCAACAAGTATTCGCTCCTGGGAGCCATGCGCACCATCGCCCAGGAAGTCAGTTACGAGATACCCCTCGTCCTGTCCATCCTGGGCGCCGTGATGCTGGCCGGCTCTCTTTCATTGAATGAAATCGTCAAAGCGCAAAACGTGCCTTTCATTTTCCTGCAGCCATTGGGCTTTCTCATCTACATCACAGCGGCCATGGCCGAGATCAACCGGACGCCGTTCGATCTTTTAGAGGCCGATTCCGAGATCATCGCCGGTTTCCAGACCGAGTATTCCGGCATGAAATTCGGTCTGTTTTACCTCACCGAGTACGCCGAGACTTTGTCCGTTTCCGCCATCGCCAGCACTCTTTTCCTCGGCGGCTGGGCCGGTCCCTTCCTGCCCGGCTTTATGTGGCTAATTATCAAGATTTTAGCGGTGTTTACGCTTATCATGTGGGTGCGGGCCACCTTCCCCCGTCTCAGGATAGATCAGGTCATGGCTTTCGGCTGGAAATTCCTCCTGCCGTTGGCGCTCCTGAACCTGCTCCTGACCGCCATACTGGTGCTCACCGGCCTCTCCGACCAATTGTGGTTGGCCATACCGCTGAACTTTGGACTGGCGGCAGCGCTCATCTTCCTGATGAGCCGGCAGTTCCGCACCGGAGGCGGCCATGCCTTCAGTTAA
- a CDS encoding NADH-quinone oxidoreductase subunit D, producing the protein MTLKTEHYVINVGPQHPSTHGVFRLRLTLDGEVIIDVEPIFGYLHRGMEKIAEGRNYTKNIPLTDRLDYLTSMINNQAYCMAVEDLLKIEVPERAQYIRVIMAELQRIGSHLAGIGFFINDIGAFMTPLLYMFREREKIVELFDMVCGQRLNYNYMRFGGVSMDLPDEFLPALKKFLDEMPGFIDEYDKLVSTNEIMLVRSKGVGILPRELAINASAAGPVLRGSGVKWDLRKDQPYSIYDRFDFDIPVGTVGDTYDRYMVRMEEMRQSVRIVKQAVDQLPQGEIIAKVSKIIRPPAGETYNAVEGAKGELGFYVVADGTENPYRWHVRAPSYINLTALREMLLGWKVADLMAIFGSIDIVMGEVDR; encoded by the coding sequence GTGACGCTTAAAACCGAACATTATGTCATTAACGTCGGTCCCCAGCACCCCAGTACCCATGGGGTGTTCCGGCTGCGGCTGACGCTTGACGGCGAGGTCATCATCGATGTGGAGCCGATCTTCGGTTACCTTCACCGGGGCATGGAAAAGATCGCCGAAGGCCGTAATTACACTAAGAATATCCCGCTCACCGACCGTTTGGACTACCTGACATCGATGATCAACAACCAAGCTTACTGCATGGCGGTAGAAGACCTGCTTAAAATCGAAGTTCCGGAGCGTGCCCAATATATCCGGGTTATCATGGCAGAACTCCAGCGCATCGGCTCCCACCTGGCCGGCATCGGCTTTTTCATCAACGATATCGGCGCTTTCATGACGCCCCTGCTTTACATGTTCCGCGAGCGAGAGAAGATCGTGGAACTCTTCGACATGGTGTGCGGGCAGCGCCTCAACTACAACTACATGCGCTTCGGCGGCGTTTCCATGGATCTGCCGGATGAATTCCTGCCGGCTCTTAAAAAGTTCCTGGACGAGATGCCCGGTTTTATCGACGAGTACGACAAGCTCGTTTCCACCAACGAGATCATGCTGGTGCGCTCCAAAGGCGTCGGTATATTGCCACGAGAGTTGGCGATCAACGCCTCCGCCGCCGGGCCGGTGCTCCGGGGCAGCGGGGTCAAGTGGGACCTGCGAAAAGACCAGCCGTATTCGATATACGATCGGTTCGACTTCGACATTCCCGTCGGTACCGTCGGCGATACCTATGACCGTTACATGGTGCGTATGGAAGAGATGCGGCAGAGCGTCCGCATCGTGAAACAGGCGGTGGATCAGTTGCCTCAAGGTGAGATCATTGCTAAAGTTTCCAAAATAATCCGTCCCCCCGCCGGCGAAACCTACAACGCCGTTGAAGGAGCCAAAGGGGAACTGGGCTTTTATGTCGTAGCCGACGGTACGGAGAATCCCTACCGCTGGCACGTACGCGCCCCCAGTTACATCAACCTGACTGCCCTCCGCGAGATGTTGTTGGGTTGGAAAGTCGCCGATTTGATGGCTATATTCGGCAGCATCGATATCGTCATGGGTGAGGTCGACCGCTGA
- a CDS encoding NADH-quinone oxidoreductase subunit C gives MLDLDCIAVHERLKDKFGEGASAADNGRLSVKPDRLTEVAAFLRDDPEFNFDYLNSVTGVDHKTHFSLIYRLTSLSRKQRLDFRVDLTDHDKPTAPSVTPVWRGADLQEREIYDLMGIEFTGHPNLKRILLWDGFPGYPLRKDWVDRDA, from the coding sequence ATGCTGGACCTGGACTGCATCGCCGTCCACGAGCGGCTGAAGGATAAGTTTGGCGAAGGTGCATCCGCCGCGGATAACGGGCGCCTTTCGGTCAAGCCGGACCGCTTGACCGAAGTCGCCGCCTTCCTCCGCGATGACCCGGAATTCAACTTCGATTATTTGAACTCCGTCACCGGCGTCGACCATAAAACTCATTTCAGCCTGATCTACCGCCTGACTTCCCTATCACGCAAACAGCGTCTGGATTTCAGGGTCGATTTGACCGATCATGATAAACCCACCGCTCCGTCGGTGACGCCCGTATGGCGCGGCGCCGACCTTCAGGAACGGGAAATCTATGATCTCATGGGCATCGAATTCACCGGGCATCCGAATTTGAAGCGCATCCTTCTATGGGATGGCTTTCCCGGTTATCCGCTCCGAAAGGACTGGGTAGACCGTGACGCTTAA
- a CDS encoding NADH-quinone oxidoreductase subunit B family protein yields MAIEPPRNFAYSDIELDAREGEIVESFLKSHQTAIPDPIDWLNAPPLASNVLLTSVDKVVNWSRHYSMWPVTFGLACCAIEMMCTAASRFDLARFGMEIFRASPRQADLMIVAGTLTWKMAPWLKRIYDQMPDPKWVLAMGSCGTSGGIFKGSYSVVPGFNKIVPIDVYVPGCPPRPEALLQAILDIHAKVDKMSPTRRAVEG; encoded by the coding sequence ATGGCAATAGAACCGCCGCGCAATTTCGCCTATTCCGACATCGAACTCGATGCACGGGAGGGCGAGATCGTCGAGAGTTTTCTGAAGAGCCATCAGACCGCTATCCCTGACCCGATAGACTGGCTGAACGCGCCGCCGTTGGCCTCCAACGTTCTTTTAACCAGCGTCGACAAAGTAGTCAATTGGTCCCGCCACTATTCGATGTGGCCGGTGACCTTCGGCCTGGCCTGCTGCGCCATCGAGATGATGTGCACCGCTGCCTCCCGCTTCGACCTGGCGCGCTTCGGTATGGAAATTTTCCGCGCCTCTCCCCGGCAGGCCGACCTCATGATCGTGGCCGGTACACTGACCTGGAAGATGGCCCCCTGGCTCAAGCGTATCTATGACCAGATGCCGGATCCCAAGTGGGTGCTGGCCATGGGCTCCTGCGGCACCTCCGGCGGCATCTTCAAAGGTTCTTATTCCGTGGTGCCCGGATTCAATAAGATCGTACCGATCGATGTCTACGTCCCGGGCTGCCCGCCGCGCCCGGAAGCGCTGTTGCAGGCTATCCTGGACATTCACGCTAAAGTCGATAAGATGAGCCCCACCAGAAGGGCGGTGGAAGGCTGA